A genome region from Thermodesulfobacteriota bacterium includes the following:
- the rplI gene encoding 50S ribosomal protein L9: MKIILKESVTNLGSFGDVVNVANGYARNYLLPRGVAVEATGGNVRQFEAEREGWEKKERKKKDAAEKVRADVEALSLSFSRKAGVAPEEEETPGKGKEGKEEGKGKKEKKPEKLFGSVTSMDIEAALKENGLEIDKKDILLSEPLKRLGDFTVGVKLHPEVTAELKVSVIKE, translated from the coding sequence ATGAAGATAATACTTAAGGAATCCGTAACCAACCTCGGGAGCTTCGGTGACGTGGTCAACGTTGCCAACGGGTACGCGAGGAACTACCTCCTCCCCCGCGGGGTGGCCGTCGAGGCCACGGGCGGGAACGTGAGGCAGTTCGAGGCCGAGAGAGAGGGTTGGGAGAAAAAGGAGCGGAAGAAGAAGGACGCGGCCGAAAAGGTGCGCGCCGACGTCGAGGCGCTGAGCCTTAGCTTCTCCAGAAAGGCCGGGGTGGCGCCGGAGGAAGAGGAGACGCCGGGAAAAGGGAAAGAAGGGAAAGAAGAGGGAAAAGGGAAGAAAGAGAAAAAACCGGAGAAACTCTTCGGCTCCGTCACCTCGATGGACATCGAGGCCGCGCTTAAGGAAAATGGTCTTGAGATAGACAAGAAGGATATCCTCCTTAGCGAGCCCCTTAAAAGACTCGGGGACTTTACCGTCGGCGTAAAACTCCACCCCGAGGTGACCGCCGAGCTCAAAGTTTCGGTAATCAAAGAGTAG